Proteins encoded together in one Otariodibacter oris window:
- a CDS encoding sulfite exporter TauE/SafE family protein, producing the protein MSLLIICILIICGVLANIMSALFGIGGGVLMVPVLRTLFPDLPFQMVSATSLTIVIGTSLINLSYFYKRKISISYKSMFLWSIGMLIGVQIGFESSFYLSNTIIISVFIITLLILAARSFFFYKRTDDTSDYSVTKENYKGIILCGLGGGVAGMTGIGGGSVLAPLVGQLHSVKPTQIAVYTNYMMVIGGLGSLYGYLTRVPSTYLENSWQIGYVNFSIAGIVIASSFVTSFASMRLKGALTPELTRKCLGGILLVIALYMLILQL; encoded by the coding sequence ATGTCTTTATTGATTATTTGCATATTGATCATTTGTGGCGTGTTAGCTAACATCATGTCTGCTCTGTTTGGCATTGGTGGCGGAGTATTAATGGTGCCTGTACTACGTACTCTTTTCCCAGATTTACCATTCCAAATGGTTTCAGCTACATCTCTGACGATTGTTATTGGAACATCTTTAATTAATTTAAGCTATTTTTATAAACGCAAAATATCTATCAGTTATAAATCTATGTTTCTCTGGTCAATTGGTATGTTAATTGGAGTACAAATTGGTTTTGAGAGCAGCTTTTATTTATCTAATACCATTATTATTAGTGTATTTATCATCACGCTATTAATACTCGCAGCTCGAAGTTTTTTCTTTTATAAACGAACAGATGATACGTCTGATTATTCTGTAACCAAAGAGAACTATAAAGGAATTATCCTTTGTGGATTAGGTGGTGGAGTTGCAGGAATGACAGGCATTGGAGGAGGTTCAGTACTTGCTCCATTAGTAGGCCAACTTCACAGTGTTAAACCTACCCAAATTGCAGTCTATACAAATTATATGATGGTAATTGGAGGACTTGGTAGCTTATATGGTTATTTAACAAGAGTCCCTTCTACTTACTTAGAAAACTCATGGCAAATTGGTTATGTTAACTTTTCTATTGCAGGGATAGTTATTGCAAGTTCATTTGTCACAAGTTTTGCTTCAATGAGACTGAAAGGAGCGCTTACTCCTGAATTAACCCGGAAATGTCTTGGCGGAATTTTATTAGTTATTGCCCTCTACATGCTAATACTACAGTTATAG